Part of the Aggregatilinea lenta genome, CTGTGGGACGCCACGCGGGGCGGCCACGTCCAATGGGACGCGGGCATGTTCAGCCCGCCGTGGGCAATCATCTTCATCCTGCCGCTGAGCCATCTCTCGCTCAACACGAGCTGGGCGATCATGACACTGCTGGGCGCGACAGCGGTCGCGGTCAGCGTGCCGCGCTACCGCGAGTGGCAGTGGCAGCTCATCGGCATTTTGCTGGTAGGGTCGTCCTATTCGTACCGGCGCTACTTCATCGACACCAACTACGAAGCGATCGCGATCCTGGCCGTGCTGGCGGTGCTGGTCGCCTACCGGCAGCGCTGGCCGGTGCTGTTCGCCCTCGCGGGGCTGATCTGCACCATCAAGCCGCAGATCACGTTCCTGCTGGTGCTGGTCGTCGCGTTCTACAGCTACCAGGCTGCGCCGCGCCGGTTCTTCGCTCAGGTGTCGATGATCGTCGGTGCGGTCGTGTTGCTGTCGACGTTGTGGGCCGGGAAGCCCTGGCTGGATACGCTGGCGACTCGCCCCTTCGACTACGGCATCTCGCTCGCCGTGACGGGCAGCAAGCTCGGCGCGCCAGCATTGGCGCTGCACGCAGCCCAGGTGCTGATCGTCGGCGTGACGCTGGCCGTGGCCTACCTGGGCAACCGCAAGCTCTCCCGCGCGAAGGCGGGCATGCTCATCGCGGCGTCCCTGCTCAGCGCGCCGTTCAGCAACCTGCACAGCGCCCTGGTACTGCTGGCGATCGCCGTGGTGCCGCTAGCGCTGGAACGGCCCCGCATCGGGATCTGGCTCGTGCTGCTGTTCAACGTCAATTACGTGGACTACTTCCACCTGACCGACAATTTCTTCGATATGCACGCTGGCTATGGGCAGGTGCTATGGACCTCGATTCTGGCCGCGAGCTGGATCACGCTAACCGCGCTGGTCTATGTCACCGAGCGGCAGAGCGCGGCCTACCCCGCGCGGCTGCGCCAACTTTCGAAGCAGCCCACGCAGGAACCGCGTGACAAGCGCCGCCGGATCGAGCATACTCCCGCCTAGCGCACGGCTCCCGCACTGCATGGCGGCGGGATCACTCTCAGGCAAGGAGGCACAGTATGCACGTTCAACTGATCGTCGATCCGGTCGATTCGGGGCAGGTCGGCCAGCGGATGGGTCGCGGCCCGCTGCGTTTCCGAGATGGCGGCCTGCCAGAAGCGCTCACGGCAGCCGGGCACACCGTCACGCAGGCGGACGTCACGCCCGGCGAGGGTTTCGTGCCCGAACCGAAGGCCGCATTCCAGATCCACCAGCGGATTGCGACGTGCGTGCGGAGCAGCGACGCTTTCCCGCTGCTGCTGTCGGGCAACTGCAACGCCTGCATCGGCGCGCTGGCCGGGCTGGGCCTGCCCGATATCGGCGTGATCTGGATGGACACCCACGGGGACTTCAACACACCGGACACGAGCACGTCCGGCTTCTTCGACGGCATGGGACTCGCCGCCGCAGCGGGCCGCTGCTGGGGCGCGGCGCTGGCCGCACTGCCCGGCTTCGTGCCGCTGCCGGAAGCGCAAATCGTGCACGTAGGCAGCCGCGACCTGGACGCGGAGGAGGCGCGGCTGATGATCGCGTCGCCGCTGGCGCTGGTCGATGCGGCGCAGATTCAGCGCGACGGTGTGACGGGGGCGCTCGGCCCCGCGCTCGACGCCCTGCGCAAGCGGGTCGAGCGGGTGTACCTGCACCTGGACCTGGATGTGCTCGACGCATCAATTGCCCCGGCCAACGAATTTGATGCGCCGCCCGGCGGCCTGAGCGTCGAGCAGGCGGAAGCGGTTATCCGCGCGATTGGCGCGCGCTTCGCGCTGGTCGGCGCGGGCCTCGCCTCCTACGATCCAGCCTACGACCCCGACGGGCGCACGCTGGCGGCGGGCATCCGGTTGGCGGAGGCGATTGTCAGTTGCGGAGAATAGGGATTAGGGACTGGGGATCGGGGAAAAGCGAAGGAGCAGCGATCAGCGGTTAGCCATCAGCGGTTAGCCAGACGAAAGGCAAGAACCAGAGCACCTCACCTCCGGCCTCTCTCCAACTTGATCGGAGCGGGGAGACAGGCACAATTACGGGCGATCCGCAGGGGCGGGTCGTGCTCCGCGCGATGGGGCAACAGAATCAAAAACGCGCCGGAGCGTTGTGCTTCCGGCGCGTTTGGGTGTTTTGATCAGGCAGTCGCGTTACGAGTTTTCCGCAATCTGCTGCGGCACGTCCTCTTCGTAGCGGCTGGGGCACTTCAGCATAATCTCTTCGGCCAGGAACGTGTAGCCGCCGTTGCCGTCTTCCACAAGGCGGCCCGACATAATCGCCTGGGCCTCGTTCTGCAGCATGTCCGGGATTTCCTTGTCGTACGCGATGACGCTCACCCGCACGGCGTCCGGGTCCTCGACGGCCTTATGCAGCACCGCCGCCAGCCCGCCCTGCTCGCGGATGGTCTCGGCATCGTTCGGTACATTCGCCACGACGAAGTGCAGTTCCTGCGTTTCGGGGTTGAAGATCGGATCACCATCGACTGCGCCCGACACGCGCACGGTCTTACCGAGCATCGAAGGATCGTTGACCAGCTCGTCCAGGGTGAGGTAATAGCGCGCCCCGGCGCTGGACACCAGCAAATAGACGACCACGACCAGCAGGCCAATGCCCACGACCAGGAACTGCCAGCGGACGGATCGCTTAACTTTTACCCCTTTACCGGCGAGGACACTGCTCTTTTCCCAATTGATTTCGGCCATGACATATCCTTCGTCGCTCTATAAAACGCTGCCGGGACATCAATTCCGCAACACACATATCAATGTGTATTGTACCAGCGATCCGGTTCGTTCTCCAAGCAAAATCTGCCGGTAAGTTTGATCTTACGCTACGACGCGCCGCCCGGCAATGGATCTCTGGCACGTTTTTGGGGGGCAGAGGTCAGGCCGCGTTCTCGCGCGCCATGATCACGCCACCGACGGTCACAATCGCCGCGACGCCCATCAAGATCACCAGCGTGCCGTAGCCCTCGGACGACGGATCTTCGAGCGGCTCGCTGATCGTCCACGACGCGAGATAGGCGTTCAACGCTTCGAGCGCCGCGTCGTCCAGCGGACCGCCGTGCTCCGCGCCGAACGCAGGCATGTAAGGGCTTTCGGTCCCGTCGCGCACCAGGGTCAGGGCATTGTTGGTCAGCAGCAGCGGCGGGAAGTTCGGCGGCACGCGGCCCTGGCCGCTGCGTCCGTGGCAGCCGTAGCACGACGTGGCGTAAATCTGCGCACCGGCGTCCAGTTCCTCGCCCTCGTCCGGCACGTAATCCGCGATGATCGCGTCCAGGCGCGGCATGGGCAGCGGCGGCGTCTCGCCTGTGCCCCAGGTCACCATGTAGGCCAGCAGCGCCTCGATCTGGTGTTCGGTCAGCAGCCCGCCCGAAAGCTGCGCGAAGGGCGGCATCGCCACGCCGTCACGCGGATCGCTGTCCAGGCCGTCCGCAATGACGTCGTGCGCTGTCTCAGGATCGAACGCGATTGCGCGGAAAGCCGGACCCTCGCCGCGTCCCTGGCCCTGGTCGCCGTGGCAGGACTGGCAGAACTCGGCATACACCGCCGCGCCCTGGTAAGGCGCAGTCGGGTCGTCCCCTTGCTCGCCACCCTGCGCCAGCGCCGTGCGTGCCGGGCCAGACCATGCCGCGAACACCACACCGGCCAGCAGCGCCAGACCAAGTATCACACGTTTCATCCTGGGGGCCTCCTGTTGGATTCTGCTGCCGACCTCCATTATAGCAGAGTGACCTCTGAAGGCCCGGCGCAGCCCTGCCATCAAGCGCGGACCGTCGCGTGCGCGTCCAGCCAGCGCACGATGTCGTCCAGAACCTGCACCTGCTCCGGCTCGTTGTGTACCTCGTGGTACAACCCGTCGTAGACCTTGACCGTGAGATCGGGTGTGCTGCACGTCTCACGGATGATGTCAGCTCCTTCCGGCAGACAGGAGCGATCCGCCCCGCCGTGCAGCGCCAGGTACGGCAGGCGCAGCGACTTCAGCGCGCGCCGGGCCTTCAGGCTGGCCCCAGTCAGTTCTGCGATCATGTGCACCTTAAACCGCCGCCGGTTCACCAGTGGATCGTTGACATAGGCGCTCACCACCGCCGGATCGCGGCTGACATCCTCGGCGTCGAAGGGAATCAGGCGCACACCGGGGATCGCACGGTCGAGCAGGTTCACCAGCGTCACCATCACGCGGTTGGCGCCCGGCAGCACCAGCGCCGTGCCGGTGGTGATCAGTCCCGCGAGGTCGTCCTGGTACTGCGCCGCGAATAGCAGCGCAATGAGCGATCCCATGCTGTGCCCGTAGAGGAACACGGGGAGATCGGGCTGCGTGGCGCGCACCTGCTCGAAGTAGCTGCGCAGATCGGTCACGTAATCTTCAAACGCGCCGACCATGACGCGCTCGCCTTCAGACTTGCCGTGTCCTCGATGATCCAGCGCGTAAACCGCGTATCTGCCTTCCACCAGATGGCGCGCGACGTGCTCATAGCGCCCGCTGTGCTCCGCGATGCCGTGCGCGAGCATGACCACCGCGCGCGGCGCGCGATCCGGCAGCCAGTGCTGCGTGAAAATCACCTGCCCGCCAACGCCTTCGAACGTTCCAGACTCGTGTTTCATCTGCGCCCCCTGCATGACGCCCGCACATTCCGCCGATTATGGCGCATTCCGCCGCGTGGGGGTAACGCAGCGCGGGCGGATCGTGCGAAGCGGTCCACACGTGGCGTGTTTCGTGTCATAATCGGGGTGAACCTGACAAACAAGCCGGAACTTCGGAGCACACCATGAAACACCTCTTCCGCTTACTGCCTGCCCTGCTCGTGATCGTGATGGCCGTCTCGCTGCTGCTGCCCACGCCCATCGCCGCCCAGGACGACCCCGAAGCCTACGTCGAGCAAATGGCGCTGCGCGCGCACCTGCAAAACCTGCGCACGGGCAGCTTCACGTTCTGGATCGGCGGCAACCTGGGCAAGCCCGGCGCGGCGGTGGCGCGCACGCCGGTCGGGGACGTGTTGGATCGCTTCGACCTGACGCGGTTCGACGGCGACGGCCACATCACGCTGGCCGACCTGACGCGGCCCACCGCGCTCAACTTCTGGGCGTCGTGGTGCCCACCGTGCCGCCTGGAATTCCCGCACCTGACCGAAGTCGCGCTGGACCCGGATGTGCACGCCTTCGACGTGCTGTTCGTGAACACCGCCGACAGCGAAGACAGCGCCCTGGCCTTCCTCGCGATGCAGCCGGACGGTATCACGGCGGTGCTGGACAAGCGCGACGTACTCGCGCGCCGCAGCAGCGTCGACACGCTGCCGACCACCCTGCTGATCGACACCGACGGCACGGTGCTGGCCGCGCACGTCGGCGTGCTGACGCCCACCGTCTCCGACTTCTTCGACGCGGTGGCCGAGTATCCCGGCGTGGGCATGTTCAACGCGG contains:
- a CDS encoding cytochrome c maturation protein CcmE domain-containing protein; amino-acid sequence: MAEINWEKSSVLAGKGVKVKRSVRWQFLVVGIGLLVVVVYLLVSSAGARYYLTLDELVNDPSMLGKTVRVSGAVDGDPIFNPETQELHFVVANVPNDAETIREQGGLAAVLHKAVEDPDAVRVSVIAYDKEIPDMLQNEAQAIMSGRLVEDGNGGYTFLAEEIMLKCPSRYEEDVPQQIAENS
- a CDS encoding alpha/beta hydrolase, whose protein sequence is MKHESGTFEGVGGQVIFTQHWLPDRAPRAVVMLAHGIAEHSGRYEHVARHLVEGRYAVYALDHRGHGKSEGERVMVGAFEDYVTDLRSYFEQVRATQPDLPVFLYGHSMGSLIALLFAAQYQDDLAGLITTGTALVLPGANRVMVTLVNLLDRAIPGVRLIPFDAEDVSRDPAVVSAYVNDPLVNRRRFKVHMIAELTGASLKARRALKSLRLPYLALHGGADRSCLPEGADIIRETCSTPDLTVKVYDGLYHEVHNEPEQVQVLDDIVRWLDAHATVRA
- a CDS encoding arginase family protein, which produces MHVQLIVDPVDSGQVGQRMGRGPLRFRDGGLPEALTAAGHTVTQADVTPGEGFVPEPKAAFQIHQRIATCVRSSDAFPLLLSGNCNACIGALAGLGLPDIGVIWMDTHGDFNTPDTSTSGFFDGMGLAAAAGRCWGAALAALPGFVPLPEAQIVHVGSRDLDAEEARLMIASPLALVDAAQIQRDGVTGALGPALDALRKRVERVYLHLDLDVLDASIAPANEFDAPPGGLSVEQAEAVIRAIGARFALVGAGLASYDPAYDPDGRTLAAGIRLAEAIVSCGE
- a CDS encoding c-type cytochrome encodes the protein MKRVILGLALLAGVVFAAWSGPARTALAQGGEQGDDPTAPYQGAAVYAEFCQSCHGDQGQGRGEGPAFRAIAFDPETAHDVIADGLDSDPRDGVAMPPFAQLSGGLLTEHQIEALLAYMVTWGTGETPPLPMPRLDAIIADYVPDEGEELDAGAQIYATSCYGCHGRSGQGRVPPNFPPLLLTNNALTLVRDGTESPYMPAFGAEHGGPLDDAALEALNAYLASWTISEPLEDPSSEGYGTLVILMGVAAIVTVGGVIMARENAA